The Longimicrobiaceae bacterium genome contains a region encoding:
- a CDS encoding Trm112 family protein, whose amino-acid sequence MEQWLLDLLVCPKCKGDLVHEEEPEALVCENCRLRYEVRDGVPILLIDEASPL is encoded by the coding sequence ATGGAACAATGGTTGCTCGACCTCCTGGTGTGCCCCAAGTGCAAAGGCGACCTGGTGCACGAGGAGGAGCCGGAAGCGCTGGTGTGCGAGAACTGCCGGCTCCGCTACGAAGTGCGCGACGGCGTGCCGATCCTGCTGATCGACGAGGCCTCGCCTCTCTGA